The stretch of DNA TATTTCTACCCATTAAAGATTATGCTTGTGGTAGTGTTaatataactttatatatatatataatcttagGAATACTATTACAATACTTATTTCATTCCACCCAACCAAACTATTGAAATATTCGTGCTATATAATTATAGCTCTATTCTATTCTCACATAATAACATTCCATGATGACAAAGTGAACATACCGTAAGAGTCTTAATTCGAAGAATCCGATTTAAAGTAGACTTGTTGAAAGTTTGGGTTGAAGTAAAACTCTTCCATCAGAGTTTCAGTTAGAATAAAACTTTTCCACTAAAGTCTTAGTGGATTAGAACTCTTTATTCCCCAAATTTTAGTACTTAAATAAAACACAATCCGCATGAGCTTGGTTAATCGTTGGTTCTTATATTTAGTTCAAGCAGAAGCGTAGCTTCAGCACATCTCTTAACACACTTATAATGTGTTGCTTGTAAAACAACTTTGTTTGCGTACAAGAAGAGATCCTTTCTTTTTGGGTGAGTTATAGGAGTTATAATCGTAGTTGTGCAATGCGGTTGCTTTTATAGGCAATGAAGCACATCTGAAAACATGAAAGCAAATTGTCTGgcattttcatttttgggcttcacTCAATCATGGGAGTGAAGGAAATGGATCTGTAAATAAGCGAAAACTccaatcatatcataatttatTGGTAGAGAAAGCACAACAAACAGGATGGTTCTTAGTAGGAAAGACTTGGTAACAAAACGGCATGGGTTCATTTGCAAAGCTCAGCGGAGAGGGTATTAGCTAAGGAGGAAATGGTAGTTGCAGACACTCCCCTTGTTCCTCCTAAGTACCATTTCTTGATCATCTCGACCACATTCGCATTCTCTACTTTGATTTTTGCTTCCTCCTTTCCCTCCGTCGTGAATGCAATCTGTTTGAGCACATCCACACATACACAAAAACTATCATATtaaaacatgcatgaatgaaTGAAGGAATGGTTTTTCTGATGGACTCAAAATATACCTCAGCAGTGGCTGAATTTGCTGGAAAATGGTAAGTGATGACTGAATCCTTCTTGAAATATTTAGACTGGAAGAATTCAACAACTTTTTCCAAggcttcttcctcttcctcttcgtATTTGTCGTCAGCTGCCAATCGGTCCCTCACAGCACTCTCTAGCTGCACTCCATATTGGGAACCTTTGATCTCCTTAATCACCACAACTCTCAGAAACTTCTCCACTGGAGCTGCAGGTTGTGATCATAGTTGTTTATAATTCACATTGTAACTATGATAGTTCTTACAACTTTGAAGAATGAATGATGGGAATTGGTTGTTTGTACCATTAATAAGAGCCTCGAAGAAGTTATCATCTTCAGC from Gossypium hirsutum isolate 1008001.06 chromosome D04, Gossypium_hirsutum_v2.1, whole genome shotgun sequence encodes:
- the LOC107931587 gene encoding probable chalcone--flavonone isomerase 3, producing the protein MTTEMIMVDEVPFPPQITTTKPLSLLGHGITDIEIHFLQIKFTAIGVYLEPEVVGHLQQWKGKPGNVLAEDDNFFEALINAPVEKFLRVVVIKEIKGSQYGVQLESAVRDRLAADDKYEEEEEEALEKVVEFFQSKYFKKDSVITYHFPANSATAEIAFTTEGKEEAKIKVENANVVEMIKKWYLGGTRGVSATTISSLANTLSAELCK